In Pomacea canaliculata isolate SZHN2017 linkage group LG12, ASM307304v1, whole genome shotgun sequence, a single genomic region encodes these proteins:
- the LOC112553385 gene encoding F-box only protein 15-like isoform X1: MDSERHKQQLRNYLDKHRNTAHSLSLQHGRQTHLKGTFLKGNTTSKREALVKEAAVLNNSSSSLSSASKSKATTKKTSTIPFRLYYRSRATFEDLPQETVLKIFTYLDVQSLMNASCVNKQWSAVASDNLLWQDIYKRYISHSEHNSKPAVQSESPQKLSASYWKNICMTRCCERRNKITFGKLKKLNPYTGLPSQTEAAVRQGRIMYKLCLVDKMNAEHISEASDMYWHQMATCVCWCRLDFLPVQKVHCIRLLASSPLIFGADGSPYHCSLVWEENLHLSRYIKENQVWASDDLINLYWLPGNLLLGTWKADSEIAFLMVGLHYDKLLHRSLLGTALACYKGKKHKPVPDDVDPTYGLHGYQVTLELHNTQQSLWSQQFRNLHGHLEDGVIDRVIFTLVRHDCTTDHTPLYGKIALPWRTELFKGRVKMVAWLDLTVLDERGDVFDVFSSPVCVQKSSIKGPDFEYGEDHQLTIRHSSDRTTMNMQLGQVYSQRFQIMISKMNQHLTCLTKFAVILFSTFILLKKKPNLRHHVY; the protein is encoded by the exons ATGGACAGCGAGCGACACAAGCAACAACTTAGAAATTACTTAGATAAGCATAGGAATACTGCACATAGTCTGTC ACTGCAACATGGAAGGCAAACCCATTTGAAGGGTACGTTCCTCAAAGGGAACACCACATCAAAACGCGAGGCACTTGTCAAAGAGGCGGCAGTATTGAACaattcttcatcatcattatcttctgCCAGCAAGTCAAAGGCCACGACTAAGAAGACATCTACCATCCCTTTCAGACTCTACTATAGAAGTAGAGCGACCTTTGAAGA CCTACCACAGGAAACAGTGCTGAAGATCTTTACCTACCTGGATGTGCAGAGTTTGATGAACGCATCATGTGTCAACAAACAGTGGTCTGCTGTAGCCTCAGACAA TTTGTTGTGGCAGGATATATATAAGAGGTACATAAGCCACAGTGAACACAATAGCAAGCCTGCTGTCCAGTCAGAAAGCCCACAGAAACTTTCAGCTTCCTACTGGAAAAATATATGTATGACCAG GTGCTGTGAACGacgaaataaaattacatttggtaaACTCAAGAAACTGAATCCTTACACAGGACTTCCTTCTCAAACAGAGGCAGCAGTCAG acAAGGCAGGATTATGTACAAGTTATGTCTTGTGGATAAAATGAACGCAGAACACATTTCTGAGGCAAGTGATATGTATTGGCACCAAATGGCAACCTGTGTATGTTGGTGTCGCCTTGACTTTCTGCCAGTGCAAAAAGTTCATTGCATCCGTCTACTAGCCAGCAGCCCCCTGATTTTTGGTGCTGATGGGAG CCCTTACCATTGCTCTTTAGTGTGGGAGGAAAACTTGCACCTGTCACGGtatataaaagaaaaccaaGTCTGGGCTTCTGATGATCTCATCAATCTCTACTGGTTACCTGGTAACCTGTTACTGGGCACATGGAAG GCAGATAGTGAAATAGCATTCCTAATGGTGGGCCTTCACTATGACAAACTGCTTCACAGAAGTTTGCTTGGCACAGCCTTAGCATGTTACAAAGGGAAGAAGCACAAACCAGTCCCTGATGATGTGGATCCCACATATG GACTCCATGGTTATCAAGTTACCCTGGAGTTgcacaacacacaacagtcacTATGGTCACAGCAGTTTCGCAATCTTCATGGTCACTTGGAAGATGGAGTGATTGACAGAGTCATATTTACTCTTGTACGTCATGACTGTACAACAGATCACACACCCCTTTACGGGAAAATTGCTTTGCCTTGGCGCACAGAGCTGTTTAAGGGAAGAGTGAAG ATGGTAGCTTGGCTGGATTTGACAGTGCTTGATGAAAGAGGAGATGTCTTTGATGTGTTCAG TTCACCTGTTTGTGTTCAGAAATCATCAATAAAAG GGCCAGACTTTGAATATGGAGAGGATCATCAACTAACCATCAGACATAGCAGTGACAGGACAACAATGAACATGCAGCTGGGCCAGGTATATTCACAAAGATTCCAGATTATGATCTCCAAAATGAATCAGCATTTAACATGTCTGACAAAGTTtgcagtaattttgttttccacatttattcttctaaaaaaaaaaccaaacttacGGCATCATGtttactga
- the LOC112553385 gene encoding F-box only protein 15-like isoform X2, translating into MDSERHKQQLRNYLDKHRNTAHSLSLQHGRQTHLKGTFLKGNTTSKREALVKEAAVLNNSSSSLSSASKSKATTKKTSTIPFRLYYRSRATFEDLPQETVLKIFTYLDVQSLMNASCVNKQWSAVASDNLLWQDIYKRYISHSEHNSKPAVQSESPQKLSASYWKNICMTRCCERRNKITFGKLKKLNPYTGLPSQTEAAVRQGRIMYKLCLVDKMNAEHISEASDMYWHQMATCVCWCRLDFLPVQKVHCIRLLASSPLIFGADGSPYHCSLVWEENLHLSRYIKENQVWASDDLINLYWLPGNLLLGTWKADSEIAFLMVGLHYDKLLHRSLLGTALACYKGKKHKPVPDDVDPTYGLHGYQVTLELHNTQQSLWSQQFRNLHGHLEDGVIDRVIFTLVRHDCTTDHTPLYGKIALPWRTELFKGRVKMVAWLDLTVLDERGDVFDVFSSPVCVQKSSIKGPDFEYGEDHQLTIRHSSDRTTMNMQLGQLHDGRMFVRHLELSLALSAVNDWFGTKY; encoded by the exons ATGGACAGCGAGCGACACAAGCAACAACTTAGAAATTACTTAGATAAGCATAGGAATACTGCACATAGTCTGTC ACTGCAACATGGAAGGCAAACCCATTTGAAGGGTACGTTCCTCAAAGGGAACACCACATCAAAACGCGAGGCACTTGTCAAAGAGGCGGCAGTATTGAACaattcttcatcatcattatcttctgCCAGCAAGTCAAAGGCCACGACTAAGAAGACATCTACCATCCCTTTCAGACTCTACTATAGAAGTAGAGCGACCTTTGAAGA CCTACCACAGGAAACAGTGCTGAAGATCTTTACCTACCTGGATGTGCAGAGTTTGATGAACGCATCATGTGTCAACAAACAGTGGTCTGCTGTAGCCTCAGACAA TTTGTTGTGGCAGGATATATATAAGAGGTACATAAGCCACAGTGAACACAATAGCAAGCCTGCTGTCCAGTCAGAAAGCCCACAGAAACTTTCAGCTTCCTACTGGAAAAATATATGTATGACCAG GTGCTGTGAACGacgaaataaaattacatttggtaaACTCAAGAAACTGAATCCTTACACAGGACTTCCTTCTCAAACAGAGGCAGCAGTCAG acAAGGCAGGATTATGTACAAGTTATGTCTTGTGGATAAAATGAACGCAGAACACATTTCTGAGGCAAGTGATATGTATTGGCACCAAATGGCAACCTGTGTATGTTGGTGTCGCCTTGACTTTCTGCCAGTGCAAAAAGTTCATTGCATCCGTCTACTAGCCAGCAGCCCCCTGATTTTTGGTGCTGATGGGAG CCCTTACCATTGCTCTTTAGTGTGGGAGGAAAACTTGCACCTGTCACGGtatataaaagaaaaccaaGTCTGGGCTTCTGATGATCTCATCAATCTCTACTGGTTACCTGGTAACCTGTTACTGGGCACATGGAAG GCAGATAGTGAAATAGCATTCCTAATGGTGGGCCTTCACTATGACAAACTGCTTCACAGAAGTTTGCTTGGCACAGCCTTAGCATGTTACAAAGGGAAGAAGCACAAACCAGTCCCTGATGATGTGGATCCCACATATG GACTCCATGGTTATCAAGTTACCCTGGAGTTgcacaacacacaacagtcacTATGGTCACAGCAGTTTCGCAATCTTCATGGTCACTTGGAAGATGGAGTGATTGACAGAGTCATATTTACTCTTGTACGTCATGACTGTACAACAGATCACACACCCCTTTACGGGAAAATTGCTTTGCCTTGGCGCACAGAGCTGTTTAAGGGAAGAGTGAAG ATGGTAGCTTGGCTGGATTTGACAGTGCTTGATGAAAGAGGAGATGTCTTTGATGTGTTCAG TTCACCTGTTTGTGTTCAGAAATCATCAATAAAAG GGCCAGACTTTGAATATGGAGAGGATCATCAACTAACCATCAGACATAGCAGTGACAGGACAACAATGAACATGCAGCTGGGCCAG CTGCATGATGGCAGGATGTTTGTCCGGCACCTGGAACTGTCACTGGCTTTGTCTGCTGTCAATGACTGGTTTGGAACCAAATACTAA
- the LOC112553385 gene encoding F-box only protein 15-like isoform X3 produces the protein MNASCVNKQWSAVASDNLLWQDIYKRYISHSEHNSKPAVQSESPQKLSASYWKNICMTRCCERRNKITFGKLKKLNPYTGLPSQTEAAVRQGRIMYKLCLVDKMNAEHISEASDMYWHQMATCVCWCRLDFLPVQKVHCIRLLASSPLIFGADGSPYHCSLVWEENLHLSRYIKENQVWASDDLINLYWLPGNLLLGTWKADSEIAFLMVGLHYDKLLHRSLLGTALACYKGKKHKPVPDDVDPTYGLHGYQVTLELHNTQQSLWSQQFRNLHGHLEDGVIDRVIFTLVRHDCTTDHTPLYGKIALPWRTELFKGRVKMVAWLDLTVLDERGDVFDVFSSPVCVQKSSIKGPDFEYGEDHQLTIRHSSDRTTMNMQLGQVYSQRFQIMISKMNQHLTCLTKFAVILFSTFILLKKKPNLRHHVY, from the exons ATGAACGCATCATGTGTCAACAAACAGTGGTCTGCTGTAGCCTCAGACAA TTTGTTGTGGCAGGATATATATAAGAGGTACATAAGCCACAGTGAACACAATAGCAAGCCTGCTGTCCAGTCAGAAAGCCCACAGAAACTTTCAGCTTCCTACTGGAAAAATATATGTATGACCAG GTGCTGTGAACGacgaaataaaattacatttggtaaACTCAAGAAACTGAATCCTTACACAGGACTTCCTTCTCAAACAGAGGCAGCAGTCAG acAAGGCAGGATTATGTACAAGTTATGTCTTGTGGATAAAATGAACGCAGAACACATTTCTGAGGCAAGTGATATGTATTGGCACCAAATGGCAACCTGTGTATGTTGGTGTCGCCTTGACTTTCTGCCAGTGCAAAAAGTTCATTGCATCCGTCTACTAGCCAGCAGCCCCCTGATTTTTGGTGCTGATGGGAG CCCTTACCATTGCTCTTTAGTGTGGGAGGAAAACTTGCACCTGTCACGGtatataaaagaaaaccaaGTCTGGGCTTCTGATGATCTCATCAATCTCTACTGGTTACCTGGTAACCTGTTACTGGGCACATGGAAG GCAGATAGTGAAATAGCATTCCTAATGGTGGGCCTTCACTATGACAAACTGCTTCACAGAAGTTTGCTTGGCACAGCCTTAGCATGTTACAAAGGGAAGAAGCACAAACCAGTCCCTGATGATGTGGATCCCACATATG GACTCCATGGTTATCAAGTTACCCTGGAGTTgcacaacacacaacagtcacTATGGTCACAGCAGTTTCGCAATCTTCATGGTCACTTGGAAGATGGAGTGATTGACAGAGTCATATTTACTCTTGTACGTCATGACTGTACAACAGATCACACACCCCTTTACGGGAAAATTGCTTTGCCTTGGCGCACAGAGCTGTTTAAGGGAAGAGTGAAG ATGGTAGCTTGGCTGGATTTGACAGTGCTTGATGAAAGAGGAGATGTCTTTGATGTGTTCAG TTCACCTGTTTGTGTTCAGAAATCATCAATAAAAG GGCCAGACTTTGAATATGGAGAGGATCATCAACTAACCATCAGACATAGCAGTGACAGGACAACAATGAACATGCAGCTGGGCCAGGTATATTCACAAAGATTCCAGATTATGATCTCCAAAATGAATCAGCATTTAACATGTCTGACAAAGTTtgcagtaattttgttttccacatttattcttctaaaaaaaaaaccaaacttacGGCATCATGtttactga